One Pseudoliparis swirei isolate HS2019 ecotype Mariana Trench unplaced genomic scaffold, NWPU_hadal_v1 hadal_26, whole genome shotgun sequence DNA segment encodes these proteins:
- the LOC130191060 gene encoding LOW QUALITY PROTEIN: E3 ubiquitin-protein ligase TRIM39-like (The sequence of the model RefSeq protein was modified relative to this genomic sequence to represent the inferred CDS: inserted 1 base in 1 codon; substituted 1 base at 1 genomic stop codon), translating to MEQEISDLMKRSTEVEKLSLSEDHLHLLQSVQSLNIHHPPPTKDWSQVSVPPASHEGTVRRAVSQLEETLSNTMKTLVEVKIKKLVEVKMKKLVPETEMKRVQKFAVDVTLDPETAHHNLILSDDGKQVKRAQVEQPRLPDNPQRFSHGLCVLGTQKFSSEKLYYEVQVKQKTEWILGGPESANRKGQITLSPENGYWTIRVRNGNEYKALDDPSVLLSLRSGPQKVGVFVDYEEGLVSFYDVEAAALIYSFTGCSFKEXFLPFFGPGXYRDGINSAPLIISPVGVN from the exons atggaacaggagatctctgatctgatgaagaggagcactgaggtggagaagctctccctctctgaagaccacctccacctcctccagagtgtccagtccctcaacatccaccatccaccacccaccaaggactggtctcaggtcagtgttcctccagcatcacatgaggggactgtgaggagagctgtgtctcagctggaggagacgctcagcaacacgatgaagacgctggttgaagtGAAGATAAAGAAACTGGttgaagtgaagatgaagaagctgGTTCCTGAAACtgagatgaagagggtccagaagtttgcagtggacgtgactcttgatcctgaaacagctcatcataacctcatcctgtctgatgacgggaaacaagtgaaacgtGCTCAGGTAGAGCAGCCACGTCTCCCCgacaatccacagaggttctctCACGGTCTCTGTGTCTTAGGAACACAgaagttctcttcagaaaaactttattacgaggttcaagttaaacaaaagactgaatggATTTTAGGAGGACCAGAGTCGGCCAACAGGAAGGGACAAATCACACTGAGTCCTGAGAATGGTTACTGGACTATACGGGTGAGAAATGGAAACGAGTATAAAGCTCTTGATGATCCTTCAGTTCTTCTCTCCCTGAGgtctgggcctcagaaggtgggggtgtttgtggactatgaggagggtctggtctccttctatgacgtagaagctgcagctctcatctactcctttactggctgctccttcaaggagtAATTCCTTCCATTCTTCGGTCCTG CATATCGCgatggtataaactctgctcctctgatcatctctcctgttggagtaaactaa